The following nucleotide sequence is from Synechococcus sp. CBW1004.
AATGGCTGGTGAGTGTCGATCTGCAGGGCCGCAGCCTGCGGGTGCGTCTGCCACTGGAGCGGCGGCTCGAGCGCGGCCAGCCCTGCGCGCTGCGTGTGCGAGAGGGGGCTGAGGCGCTGCTCTATCCCGGCGCCCTGCCGGTGCGGCCGGTGGTGGCCCCCTGAACCGGGCGCTCAGCCGCGCCAGTCGTTCTTGCTCTGGCGCAGCGCCGCCAGCTCGGCGGCGTCGCTGGCCCGCACGAACAGGTTGGTCGCCCGTTCCAGGGCCACGCTGGTGGGGATGGTGGCCTCCCCCCGGGCCCGTCGCTCCCGCACCCGGGCGAGCCGTTCCGCGATCGCCGCGTCGCCCGGGCGCTGGGCCGCCGCCCAGCCCAGGTTGGCTTCCGTGTATTCGTGGGCGCACCAGACACGGGTGGCCGGATCCAGCCCGGTGAGCGCCCGCAGCGACTGGAACATCTGCTCGGGCGTGCCCTCGAACAGCCGGCCGCAGCCGCCGGCGAACAGGGTGTCGCCGCAGAACAGCTCCGCACCCTCCTCCCCCTCTGCCGGGAGGTGAAAGGCGATGTGGGCGCGGGTGTGGCCGGGCACCTCCAGCACCTCCACGGTGCGTCCCAGCAGCGGGAAGCGGTCGCCGCCGGCCACCGACGTTGTCTGGAAGGGGATGCGGTCGCGATCGGCGCCGCTGGCCACCACCGCCGCGGCCGGCCAGCGGCGCAGCAGAGCGGGCGTGCCACCGATGTGGTCGCTGTGGTGGTGGGTCTGCAGGACCGCCACCAGCTCCAGCCCCCGTTGCTCCAGCCAGAGGCGCACCGGTTCCGCCACCGCTGGATCCACGACCGCCGCCTCGCCTCCCCGCCGCAGCACGACGACGTAGTTGTCCTGCAGGACCGGCAGGGCCGTGATCTGCAGCGGTTCGCTCTGGCTCGGCTGGGGAAGGGCCATCGGTAAAGTCCGCTCTGCGGCTGCGACCCCATGATCTTCGCCACCCCGTGTCGCGGGCGCCGTCGATGCCGCTGAGTCCTTCCCCTCCGTTCACCGTGGCCCTGGCCAAGGGAGCGCTGCTCAAGGATTCGGTGCGCCGCTTCGCCGCCGCCGGTCTTGATTTCTCCGCCCTGCTCGATCCGGACAACCGGTTGCTGCGCGTGCCCAGCGCCTGCGGCTCGGCCCAGGCCCTTCTGGTGCGCAACGCCGATGTGCCCGTGTATGTGGCCTATGGCCAGGCCCAGCTGGGGGTGGTGGGCTACGACGTTCTGCGCGAACACCGGCTGCCGATCGCCCAGCTGGTTGATCTCGGCTTCGGCGGTTGCCGCATGGCGGTGGCGGTGAAGGCCAGCAGCGGCTACCGGCGCGCCCTCGACCTGCCGGCCCACTGCCGCATCGCCAGCAAGTTCACCCGCTGTGCCGCCGATTACTTCGCGTCGCTCGATCTGCCGGTGGAGCTGATCCATCTGACCGGCTCGGTGGAGCTCGGCCCGCTCACCGGCATGAGCGAGGCCATCGTCGACCTGGTGGCCACCGGCCGAACCCTGCGTGACAACGGCCTGGTGGCGATCGAGGACCTGTTCCACAGCACCGCTCGCCTGATCGGCCATCCGCTGTCGCTGCGGCTCGATGACGGGCGTCTGCGGGGCATCGTGGAGCGCATCGGCTCCGCTGCCACCTGATGGCCTCTCTCGATGCGCGTCGCCTGCGTCGCCTGCTTCCCTACCTGGGCCGCGATCGCCGCCGGTTGCTGCTCTCGCTGCTGCTGCTGATTCCCCTGGCCCTGGCCGGCGCCATCCAGCCCGTTCTGGTGGGCCAGGCGATCTCGGTGCTGCGCAAGGAGCCCTCGGTGCTCCCCTGGCTGAACGGTCTGCCCACCGCCCAGGCGCTGCGGCTGCTGGTGGGCCTGCTGCTGGCGGCGGTCGTGCTGCGGCTCGGGCTGCAGGGCACCCAGAGCTTCAACGTGCAGGTGGTGGGCCAGCGGCTCACCGCCCGCATCCGCGACGACCTGTTCCGCCACGCCATGGAGCTGTCGCTGCGCTTCCACGACCGCACACCGGTGGGGAAGCTGCTCACACGCCTCACCAGCGATGTGGAGGCCCTGGCGGAGGTGTTCGGCAGCGGCGCCGTGGGGGTGCTGGCCGACCTGGTGTCGCTGCTGGTGATCGCGATCACGATGATCACGATCGAGTGGCGCCTCGGTCTGCTGCTGCTGATCACCCAGATTCCGGTCACCTGTGGCATCCTCTGGCTGCAGAAGCGCTACCGCCTCGCCAATTACCGGGTGCGCGAGGAGCTCTCCCAGCTCAACGCCGATCTGCAGGAGAACCTGCAGGGCCTCGAGGTGGTGCAGATGTTCCGCCGCGAAGCCGTGAACAGCGCACGTTTCGCCCGCACCACCGATGCCTATCGCCAGGCGGTGACGGGCACGATCCTCTACGACAGCGCCATCTCCGCCTTCATCGAGTGGGTGGCCCTCGGTGCGGTGGCGCTGGTGCTGGCCCTGGGGGGCTGGATGGTCACCGGTGGCCTGATCGACCTGGGCACGCTGACCACCTTCATCCTCTTCTCGCAGCGCCTGTTCGATCCGCTGCGCCAGATGGCGGAGCGCTTCACCCAGATCCAGGGCGGCCTGACGGCGGTGGAGCGGATCGGCGAACTGCTCGAGGAGCCGCTGGAGATCAGCGAGCTGCCGGCCGAGAAGCGCTCCCTGGCCGCCAGTCACGGCGCCTCACTGAGCCGCAGTCCCGGGGCGATCACCTTCGAGAACGTGAGCTTCGCCTACCGCAGTGACGATCCGATCCTGCAGGATCTGTCCTTCCGGATCGAGCCCGGCGAGCACGTGGCGCTGGTGGGTCCCACCGGTTCGGGCAAGAGCACGGTGATCCGGCTGCTCTGCCGCCTCTACGAACCGCAGCGGGGCCGCATCCTGCTCGACGGCGTCGACATCCGTGAGCTGCCGATCGCCTCGCTGCGCCGTCGGCTGGGCGTCGTGCTGCAGGACACCTTCCTGTTCAGCGGCAGCGTCGCCGACAATCTGCGCCTCGACGCCCCGGTGAGCGACGCCGAACTGGCCCACACCTGCCGGGAACTGGGCCTCGAGCCGCTGCTAACCCGCCTGGATGCGGGCCTGTCCACCGAGCTGCGGGAGCGCGGCGCCAACCTCTCCTCCGGCGAGCGGCAGCTGCTGGCGGTGGCGCGGGTGGCGATCCGTGATCCCTCCGTGCTGGTGATGGACGAGGCAACCGCCTTCCTCGATCCCTCCACCGAGGCGACGCTGCAGCGGGATCTCGAACGGCTGCTGCACGGCCGCACCGCCGTGGTGATCGCCCACCGGCTGGCCACGGTGGAGGCCGCCGACCGCATTCTGGTGCTCCGCCGCGGTCGCCTGATCGAGCAGGGAACCCACCGTCAGCTGCGGGCCGCCGGCGGTCTCTATGCGCAGCTGGCCGAGCTCCAGGACAAGGGCCTGGCCATGCTCTGAATCACCTTTCGGCCGGGGCCGCCCGCGGCCCGCGGCTGCACTGTCTCAGCTCAGGCAACCCCGGCCTCAGGCACCCGCGGCGACGCCCACCAGAACCTCCAGCTCCAGCCACTGCCTGATCAGCGCCGCCAGCTGCTGCGGTTGCTGGCGCATCGGCAGGTGGCCGACCCCCTCCAGCAGCTCCACCCGGTGGCAGGGGCTGTAGCCGGCCAGGTGCCGCACATAGCGCGGCTGCATCACGCCGTCGCGGCTGCCGGCGATCCA
It contains:
- the gloB gene encoding hydroxyacylglutathione hydrolase; the protein is MALPQPSQSEPLQITALPVLQDNYVVVLRRGGEAAVVDPAVAEPVRLWLEQRGLELVAVLQTHHHSDHIGGTPALLRRWPAAAVVASGADRDRIPFQTTSVAGGDRFPLLGRTVEVLEVPGHTRAHIAFHLPAEGEEGAELFCGDTLFAGGCGRLFEGTPEQMFQSLRALTGLDPATRVWCAHEYTEANLGWAAAQRPGDAAIAERLARVRERRARGEATIPTSVALERATNLFVRASDAAELAALRQSKNDWRG
- a CDS encoding ABC transporter ATP-binding protein gives rise to the protein MASLDARRLRRLLPYLGRDRRRLLLSLLLLIPLALAGAIQPVLVGQAISVLRKEPSVLPWLNGLPTAQALRLLVGLLLAAVVLRLGLQGTQSFNVQVVGQRLTARIRDDLFRHAMELSLRFHDRTPVGKLLTRLTSDVEALAEVFGSGAVGVLADLVSLLVIAITMITIEWRLGLLLLITQIPVTCGILWLQKRYRLANYRVREELSQLNADLQENLQGLEVVQMFRREAVNSARFARTTDAYRQAVTGTILYDSAISAFIEWVALGAVALVLALGGWMVTGGLIDLGTLTTFILFSQRLFDPLRQMAERFTQIQGGLTAVERIGELLEEPLEISELPAEKRSLAASHGASLSRSPGAITFENVSFAYRSDDPILQDLSFRIEPGEHVALVGPTGSGKSTVIRLLCRLYEPQRGRILLDGVDIRELPIASLRRRLGVVLQDTFLFSGSVADNLRLDAPVSDAELAHTCRELGLEPLLTRLDAGLSTELRERGANLSSGERQLLAVARVAIRDPSVLVMDEATAFLDPSTEATLQRDLERLLHGRTAVVIAHRLATVEAADRILVLRRGRLIEQGTHRQLRAAGGLYAQLAELQDKGLAML
- the hisG gene encoding ATP phosphoribosyltransferase; amino-acid sequence: MPLSPSPPFTVALAKGALLKDSVRRFAAAGLDFSALLDPDNRLLRVPSACGSAQALLVRNADVPVYVAYGQAQLGVVGYDVLREHRLPIAQLVDLGFGGCRMAVAVKASSGYRRALDLPAHCRIASKFTRCAADYFASLDLPVELIHLTGSVELGPLTGMSEAIVDLVATGRTLRDNGLVAIEDLFHSTARLIGHPLSLRLDDGRLRGIVERIGSAAT